A genomic segment from Arcobacter acticola encodes:
- a CDS encoding sensor domain-containing diguanylate cyclase, whose amino-acid sequence MILSGLILPIICKKYNISCILFSEDFKIVEFTDNLIDFVDDFKTISVNSDIRDFFWEFVGLEEKLKDLNINNKDYLHIPMLSKRDIFYDVNIELCYFETNKIFYIAMFTKQSKLTMDYVQAIQLINQENLHYENQKEDIKNNEMYFNLINQNLISFHINEKGIITEANEACTSFFGLNQNDMIGSHFSKYFFSREVNISSTQVSSILQATNLDGVDIFFHTDIIPMKFTYNNRADNIIICQDITYLKKIQSELEYSADHDSLTGLPNRSMLIRKIDNAISKSKDSEEFFALCFIDLNKFKKVNDEYGHHVGDMLLKHLGEVLSDIIRDDDTLARIGGDEFVILFEHLKSLEYLNLTLKRIEEISKKNPLNYTEDLTIPLSFSLGVSIYPKDGDNIEDLLNYADEKMYEDKKIRV is encoded by the coding sequence ATGATTTTATCAGGATTGATTTTACCTATCATTTGCAAGAAATATAATATCTCTTGTATATTATTTTCTGAAGATTTCAAAATTGTTGAGTTTACAGATAATTTAATAGATTTTGTTGATGATTTCAAAACAATAAGTGTAAATTCAGACATAAGAGATTTCTTTTGGGAATTTGTTGGTTTAGAAGAAAAACTAAAAGATTTAAATATCAATAATAAAGATTATTTACATATACCAATGCTTTCAAAAAGAGATATATTTTATGATGTTAATATAGAACTTTGTTATTTCGAAACAAACAAAATTTTTTATATAGCAATGTTCACCAAACAATCAAAACTTACTATGGATTATGTACAAGCAATACAGTTAATAAATCAAGAGAATTTACATTATGAAAATCAAAAAGAAGATATAAAAAACAATGAGATGTATTTTAATCTAATAAATCAGAATTTAATTAGTTTTCATATAAATGAAAAAGGAATAATAACTGAAGCCAATGAAGCTTGTACATCTTTTTTTGGTTTAAACCAAAATGATATGATAGGTTCACATTTCTCCAAATATTTCTTTTCAAGAGAGGTTAATATTTCATCTACACAAGTTAGTAGTATTTTACAAGCAACAAATTTAGATGGCGTTGATATTTTCTTTCATACAGATATTATTCCAATGAAATTTACTTATAATAATAGAGCAGATAATATAATTATTTGTCAAGATATTACATATCTTAAAAAAATTCAATCAGAGCTTGAATATTCTGCTGATCATGATAGTTTAACTGGATTACCAAATCGTTCTATGTTAATAAGGAAAATAGATAATGCTATTTCGAAAAGTAAAGATTCAGAAGAATTTTTTGCCCTATGTTTTATAGATTTAAATAAATTTAAAAAAGTAAATGATGAATATGGTCACCATGTTGGGGATATGTTACTTAAACATCTTGGTGAAGTTTTATCTGATATTATAAGAGATGACGACACACTTGCAAGGATTGGTGGAGATGAATTTGTAATACTTTTTGAACATCTTAAATCATTAGAATATTTAAATTTAACATTAAAAAGAATAGAAGAAATTTCAAAAAAAAATCCACTAAATTATACTGAAGATTTAACAATACCTTTATCTTTTAGTTTGGGAGTGAGTATATATCCAAAAGATGGTGATAATATTGAGGATTTATTAAATTATGCAGATGAGAAAATGTATGAAGATAAAAAAATAAGAGTATAG
- a CDS encoding Rab family GTPase, with protein MFTYKIVLLGDFGTGKSSLIKRYIDNNFNEEYLSTIGVSILNKVIDTYVNNKTYTSNTMIWDIEGKTDFKPILSHYLNGAKGFIIVADLTRKNTINFISEHLTLCEETMPNLPICIALNKSDLEYEEIDLKSLKKLFPNIVFITKTSAKDNSNIEELFGVLSKKIVEQLL; from the coding sequence ATGTTTACTTATAAAATTGTTTTATTAGGAGATTTTGGAACAGGTAAATCAAGTTTAATAAAACGTTATATTGATAATAATTTTAATGAAGAATATCTAAGCACTATTGGTGTTTCTATTTTAAATAAAGTTATTGATACTTATGTAAATAATAAAACTTACACTTCAAATACTATGATATGGGATATTGAAGGAAAAACAGATTTTAAACCAATTTTAAGTCATTATTTAAATGGAGCAAAAGGTTTTATTATTGTTGCAGATTTAACTAGAAAAAATACAATTAATTTTATTTCTGAACATTTAACTCTTTGTGAAGAAACAATGCCAAACTTACCTATTTGTATTGCTTTAAATAAAAGTGATTTAGAGTATGAGGAAATTGATCTTAAAAGTTTAAAGAAACTTTTTCCTAATATAGTATTTATTACTAAAACTTCGGCAAAAGATAACAGTAATATCGAAGAATTATTTGGTGTTTTAAGTAAAAAAATAGTTGAGCAATTATTATGA
- a CDS encoding YebC/PmpR family DNA-binding transcriptional regulator — protein sequence MGRAFEYRKASKMKRWGAMSRIFPKLAKAIEMAARAGVPDPEMNSALRTAILNAKAENMPKTNIDAAIKRASGKDATNFSEVNFEGKGPHGILIFVETATDNNTRTVANVKMYFNKNGGQVVPTGSLEFFFDRKAIFEFNKTADMDIEELELELIDAGLEEIEEEDGVVLAYANYTDFGNMNQKFEELGIELTKAELKRIPNNPQEFTEAQQEEIGKLIEKLEDDEDVQAVYTNIA from the coding sequence ATGGGTAGAGCCTTCGAATATAGAAAAGCGTCAAAAATGAAAAGATGGGGAGCAATGTCAAGAATTTTCCCTAAATTAGCAAAAGCAATTGAAATGGCAGCACGGGCAGGAGTTCCAGATCCTGAAATGAACTCAGCACTTAGAACAGCTATTTTAAATGCAAAAGCTGAAAATATGCCAAAAACAAATATTGATGCTGCTATAAAAAGAGCTAGTGGAAAAGATGCAACAAATTTTTCTGAAGTAAACTTTGAAGGAAAAGGTCCTCATGGAATTTTAATTTTTGTAGAAACTGCAACAGACAATAATACAAGAACAGTTGCAAATGTTAAAATGTATTTCAATAAAAACGGTGGACAAGTTGTACCAACTGGTTCTTTAGAATTTTTCTTTGATAGAAAAGCTATTTTTGAATTTAATAAAACAGCTGATATGGATATTGAAGAATTAGAATTAGAATTAATTGATGCTGGACTTGAAGAAATTGAAGAAGAAGATGGTGTTGTTTTAGCATATGCTAACTATACAGACTTTGGAAATATGAATCAAAAATTTGAAGAGTTAGGAATTGAACTTACAAAAGCAGAGTTAAAAAGAATTCCAAATAATCCTCAAGAGTTTACAGAAGCTCAACAAGAAGAGATTGGTAAATTAATAGAAAAACTTGAAGATGATGAGGATGTTCAAGCGGTTTATACAAATATAGCTTAA
- a CDS encoding M23 family metallopeptidase yields the protein MKKIILLSFILFLNLNAFNLSSSKVKNANTVLVKINGKNISEPKLTFDKQNINFYKNPFISDSYYALLPISYYQKLGKDRIIFSYLENNKKIFKGLDLEIIDGKYKSEVINVKPSIFKPNKERVARTKKEYEEAMEIYNSSSAEIYWKDDFIYPLNSKITSDFGTKRVYNKELKSYHGGTDFQAKDNTPIIASNSGIVRISSNRFYAGNSIVIDHGQGVYSCYFHLNTMNFKVGDFINRGEILGLSGSTGRVTGPHLHFTFRINGLQVDPLQAIQVLNNLKNTY from the coding sequence ATGAAAAAAATAATATTACTCTCATTTATCCTATTTTTAAACTTAAATGCTTTTAATCTGTCCAGCTCAAAAGTAAAAAATGCAAATACAGTTTTAGTAAAAATTAATGGAAAAAACATAAGCGAGCCAAAATTAACTTTTGATAAACAAAATATAAATTTTTATAAAAATCCTTTTATTTCTGATTCCTATTATGCCCTACTTCCTATTTCTTATTATCAAAAACTTGGGAAAGATAGAATTATCTTCTCTTATTTAGAAAATAATAAAAAAATATTTAAAGGTTTAGATTTAGAAATAATTGATGGAAAATACAAAAGTGAAGTAATAAATGTAAAACCTTCAATTTTTAAACCAAATAAAGAAAGAGTTGCAAGAACAAAAAAAGAGTATGAAGAAGCTATGGAAATTTACAATAGTTCAAGTGCAGAAATTTACTGGAAAGATGATTTTATATATCCTTTAAACTCGAAAATAACCAGCGATTTTGGAACAAAAAGAGTTTATAATAAAGAGCTTAAATCATACCATGGAGGAACAGATTTTCAAGCAAAAGACAATACTCCTATTATCGCTTCAAATTCGGGAATAGTTCGAATTTCATCAAATAGATTTTATGCAGGAAATTCAATAGTGATAGATCATGGACAAGGCGTTTACTCATGTTATTTTCATTTAAATACAATGAATTTCAAAGTTGGTGATTTTATAAATAGAGGTGAAATTTTAGGTCTAAGTGGAAGTACTGGAAGAGTTACGGGCCCACACTTGCATTTTACTTTTAGAATAAATGGCCTACAAGTTGACCCATTACAAGCAATTCAAGTATTAAATAATTTAAAAAACACTTATTAA
- a CDS encoding MlaA family lipoprotein, with protein sequence MKKIILLLALTIFCFAQDKYQDDFVKSFDSEYNENKIEVFDPLSGYNRLMTDFNDKIYMNVLDPTARGYEYIVPQTVRISVDNFFKNLMFPVRFVNNILQLKFQNSAEELGRFVINTVWGLAGFMDVAKSELGWEAHNEDFGQTLGFYGVGDGFHVVLPFLGPSNLRDIVGIGADSYVSVLSTTGSSDLNYKIPDTFLQQMGITTFSIVNSTSLKLGQYESIKKDALDLYPFLRDIYTQARKKQIEE encoded by the coding sequence TTGAAAAAAATAATTTTATTACTAGCTTTAACAATTTTTTGCTTTGCCCAAGACAAATATCAAGATGATTTTGTAAAAAGTTTTGATTCAGAGTATAATGAAAACAAAATTGAAGTTTTTGATCCTTTAAGTGGTTACAATAGATTAATGACTGATTTTAACGATAAAATATATATGAATGTATTAGACCCAACAGCTAGAGGTTATGAATATATAGTACCCCAAACAGTAAGAATTAGTGTTGATAATTTTTTCAAAAACTTAATGTTTCCAGTTAGATTTGTAAACAATATATTACAACTAAAATTTCAAAATTCAGCAGAAGAATTAGGTCGATTTGTAATAAATACAGTTTGGGGATTAGCAGGATTCATGGATGTTGCAAAAAGTGAATTAGGCTGGGAAGCTCATAATGAAGACTTTGGACAAACTTTAGGTTTTTATGGAGTTGGGGATGGTTTTCATGTAGTATTACCTTTCCTTGGCCCATCAAATTTAAGAGATATTGTTGGTATTGGAGCTGATTCTTATGTAAGTGTATTAAGTACTACAGGAAGCAGTGATTTAAACTATAAAATACCAGATACTTTCTTACAACAAATGGGAATTACAACTTTTAGTATCGTAAATTCCACTTCACTAAAGTTAGGACAATATGAATCAATAAAAAAAGATGCTTTAGATTTATATCCATTTTTAAGAGATATTTATACGCAAGCAAGAAAAAAACAAATAGAGGAATAA
- a CDS encoding ABC transporter substrate-binding protein: MMFKKIFTILLIIAATFSYANALKQNEIKEQMTKKIDSVLLVLEKKNLTIPQKGDEIIKIIDEVFDYELMARISLGKETWNSISEQKQKEFTKIFENKLKKSYIEKLELYNDQKVQIIALKPYNNTRLQLETQLVGKEGNYQINYNFYNKAKDSEQWLIYDVDLVGVSIIQTYRQQFAGLLKEKSFDEMLVLLEKSNSK; this comes from the coding sequence ATGATGTTTAAAAAAATTTTTACAATTTTATTAATAATTGCAGCTACATTTTCTTATGCAAATGCTCTAAAACAAAATGAAATAAAAGAACAAATGACAAAAAAAATCGATAGTGTTTTATTGGTTTTAGAAAAAAAGAATTTAACAATCCCTCAAAAAGGCGATGAAATCATTAAAATAATTGATGAAGTTTTTGATTATGAATTAATGGCAAGAATTTCTCTTGGAAAAGAGACATGGAATTCAATATCTGAGCAAAAACAAAAAGAATTTACAAAAATATTTGAAAATAAATTAAAAAAATCATATATAGAAAAGCTTGAACTTTATAATGATCAAAAAGTTCAAATTATTGCTTTAAAGCCATATAATAATACAAGACTACAATTAGAAACACAATTAGTAGGAAAAGAAGGAAACTATCAAATAAACTATAATTTCTATAATAAAGCAAAAGATTCTGAGCAATGGCTAATTTATGATGTAGATTTAGTAGGAGTTAGCATCATACAAACATATAGACAACAATTTGCTGGATTATTAAAAGAAAAATCTTTTGATGAAATGCTTGTATTATTAGAAAAATCAAATAGTAAATAA
- a CDS encoding efflux RND transporter permease subunit, with product MIKRIYDTFILKYPSAVLIALMIFISSLAYYATKLEIDASAETLLLDDDKDLKFFREVNERYNSTDFLVVTFSPKTDLLSKDSLETIKNISEDFLKIENIETITSILNVPLLQSPVRPISDLVSGVESLETKEFDKTLVKNEFLNSPLYSNALVSSDFKTTALILNLKKDTKYFDLLEQRNSLLAKKRENNLSDEDNKKLEETILEFKAHRDRQRENETIEIQNIRNIIKKYEPSAKIFLGGVNMIASDIVGYVKNDLLIYGTSLLLILVFILWYIFRHIRWIIIPLFICLVSVIATAGTLGIFGWEVTVISSNFIALQLIITISIVLHLIVRYRELNVKYKNASQYKLVINTILSKFNPSFFAIITTITGFGSLVLSNIQPVINLGLMMSTGIAISLVLSFLIFPVILIMMDKKDEHEQENTRFSFIKKCSNIVEHNGKTIIVTSILLLIFSLSGSLKLIVENSFISYFKQSTDIYKGMQVIDENLGGTTPLDIVIKFKDEPKAIVKEEVKDQFDDFENEFAKNADDKQYWFSQDKMDTITAVHDYLESLPEVGKVQSLATLLKIGQTLNNGKKLDGITLALLYNQLPAKYKTLILSPYINIDENEARITIRIVDSNPDLRRNDLLNKIRDDLKTVIQNKETTVKLSNLMVLYNNMLQSLFNSQIATLGFVIVILFVMFIILFRSLKIALIAIATNIIPISAIFGIMGWLNIPLDIMTITIAAIAIGIGVDDTIHFIHRFKEEFKKDHNYVNSIRRSHESIGYAMYYTSLVIIMGFSILVLSNLIPTIYFGLLTVITMITVLIANLLLLPRLILIFKPYEKLKDKNK from the coding sequence ATGATAAAAAGAATATATGATACTTTTATTTTAAAGTATCCAAGTGCTGTTTTAATTGCTTTAATGATATTTATCTCAAGTTTAGCTTATTATGCTACAAAACTTGAGATAGATGCTTCTGCTGAAACATTACTACTTGATGATGATAAAGATTTGAAATTTTTTAGAGAAGTTAATGAAAGATACAATAGTACAGATTTTTTAGTTGTTACATTCTCTCCCAAAACAGATTTACTTTCAAAAGATAGTCTTGAAACTATAAAAAACATTTCTGAAGATTTTTTAAAAATTGAAAATATTGAAACTATAACTTCAATTTTAAATGTTCCCTTGCTTCAATCACCTGTTCGTCCAATATCAGATTTAGTTTCAGGAGTAGAATCACTTGAGACAAAAGAATTTGATAAAACTCTTGTAAAGAATGAGTTTTTAAATTCGCCCCTTTATTCAAATGCCTTAGTAAGTAGTGATTTTAAAACTACTGCTTTAATTTTAAATTTAAAAAAAGATACAAAATATTTTGATTTACTTGAACAAAGAAATAGTTTATTGGCTAAAAAACGAGAAAACAACTTAAGTGATGAAGATAATAAAAAACTTGAAGAAACAATTTTAGAGTTTAAAGCACATAGAGATAGACAAAGAGAAAATGAAACTATTGAGATACAAAATATTAGAAATATTATCAAAAAATATGAACCAAGTGCTAAAATATTTTTAGGTGGAGTAAATATGATAGCTAGCGATATAGTTGGCTATGTTAAAAATGATTTACTTATTTATGGAACATCTTTACTTCTAATTTTAGTATTTATTTTATGGTATATTTTTAGACATATTAGATGGATTATAATACCCTTATTTATATGTTTAGTATCTGTTATTGCAACAGCTGGAACCTTAGGTATTTTTGGCTGGGAAGTAACTGTAATATCATCTAATTTCATTGCTTTACAATTAATTATTACCATTTCAATAGTTTTACACTTAATTGTAAGATATAGAGAATTAAATGTAAAATATAAAAATGCAAGCCAATATAAACTTGTGATAAACACTATTTTATCAAAATTCAATCCATCATTTTTTGCAATAATTACAACCATCACAGGATTTGGTTCTTTAGTTTTATCAAATATCCAACCTGTTATTAATCTAGGACTTATGATGAGTACTGGGATTGCTATTTCTTTAGTTTTATCATTTTTGATTTTTCCAGTTATTTTGATAATGATGGACAAAAAAGATGAGCATGAGCAGGAAAACACCAGATTTTCTTTTATAAAAAAATGTTCAAATATTGTAGAACATAATGGAAAAACAATTATTGTTACAAGTATTCTATTATTAATCTTTTCTCTAAGTGGAAGTTTAAAACTTATAGTTGAAAATAGTTTTATTAGTTATTTTAAACAATCAACTGATATATACAAAGGGATGCAAGTAATTGATGAAAACCTTGGAGGAACTACTCCTTTAGATATCGTTATCAAATTCAAAGATGAACCAAAAGCCATAGTAAAAGAAGAAGTAAAAGATCAATTTGATGATTTTGAAAATGAATTTGCAAAAAATGCAGATGATAAACAATATTGGTTTAGCCAAGATAAAATGGACACAATAACTGCTGTTCACGATTATCTAGAAAGTCTTCCAGAAGTTGGAAAAGTTCAATCACTAGCAACTTTATTAAAAATTGGACAAACATTAAATAATGGCAAAAAGTTAGATGGAATTACTTTAGCATTATTATACAATCAGTTACCTGCTAAATACAAAACTTTAATACTTTCTCCATATATTAATATTGATGAAAACGAAGCTAGAATTACTATTAGAATAGTTGATTCAAATCCAGATTTAAGAAGAAATGATTTACTAAATAAAATAAGAGATGATTTAAAAACTGTAATTCAAAATAAAGAAACAACTGTTAAATTATCAAATTTAATGGTTTTATATAACAATATGCTTCAATCTTTATTTAATTCTCAAATTGCGACTTTGGGATTTGTAATTGTAATTTTATTTGTAATGTTTATAATTTTATTTAGATCATTAAAAATAGCTCTAATAGCAATAGCAACTAATATAATACCTATTTCAGCAATATTTGGAATAATGGGTTGGTTAAATATTCCTTTAGATATTATGACTATTACAATTGCAGCAATTGCCATAGGAATAGGAGTTGATGATACAATTCACTTTATACATAGATTTAAAGAAGAATTTAAAAAAGATCATAATTATGTTAATTCAATAAGAAGATCACATGAAAGTATTGGATATGCTATGTATTATACTTCTTTAGTGATAATCATGGGCTTCTCTATTTTAGTTTTATCAAATCTAATTCCAACTATCTATTTTGGTTTATTAACTGTAATTACTATGATTACTGTATTAATAGCTAATTTATTGTTATTACCAAGATTAATTCTCATTTTCAAACCATATGAAAAACTAAAGGACAAAAATAAATGA
- a CDS encoding TIGR00730 family Rossman fold protein yields the protein MNVAIYCGSSFGNDIIYEESTRILAKKLALKKLNIVYGGSLQGLMGIISNESLKYNNMVTGVITYDLVTKEIENKNITKIYKVDTMNERKAKMEELADAFIAIPGGYGTLDETFSVLTAAQIGHHEKPFAFYNINGYYNKLIDFLENCVKEGFIGKSFVDMLIISDDIDEIISKILSYKAPKNKWVK from the coding sequence ATGAATGTAGCAATATATTGTGGTTCTTCATTTGGGAATGACATAATTTATGAAGAATCAACAAGGATTTTAGCCAAGAAATTAGCTTTAAAAAAATTAAATATTGTTTATGGTGGCTCACTTCAAGGATTGATGGGAATTATTTCAAATGAGTCACTTAAATATAATAATATGGTAACAGGTGTAATTACATATGACTTAGTTACAAAAGAAATCGAAAATAAGAATATTACAAAGATTTACAAAGTTGATACAATGAATGAACGAAAAGCAAAGATGGAAGAGCTAGCAGACGCTTTCATAGCAATTCCAGGAGGTTATGGTACACTAGATGAGACATTTTCTGTATTAACAGCTGCACAAATAGGACACCACGAAAAACCCTTTGCTTTTTACAATATAAATGGTTACTATAATAAACTCATTGACTTTTTAGAAAACTGTGTAAAAGAAGGTTTTATTGGAAAAAGTTTTGTTGATATGCTTATTATTAGCGATGATATTGATGAAATTATAAGTAAAATTTTATCATACAAAGCACCAAAAAATAAGTGGGTGAAATAA